The genomic DNA AGGCGCAGATTGAGGCCGGTCGACTCTACACCATCGACCTCAGCCTGTGCCAGCATTTCCCGCAGCATCCGTTCCGAAGCAACCTGGATGGCAACAGGATCGGGCCAACGGAACTCCCAACGGGGGGTGGGTTCGGTGCACGTCATGCCATCACCTCCCCTCGCATGGCGAGCATCTGGACAAGGGGTTAAAAAAACGTGCCATCGATGGGGGAAGAGGCTGCGGCATGCGTCCGGCGCGGCATGCGTCCGGCCAAGAAAGCTTCTCGCCCAGCCTGTATGGCCAACTTCATGGCGGTAGCCATGCGGACCGGATCCTGGGCCTCGGCAATGGCTGTATTCATCAAAACGCCATCGCACCCAAGCTCCATGGCAATCGCCGCGTCCGAAGCGGTGCCCACCCCGGCATCCACCAGAACCGGAATGCGCGCCTGCTCGACAATCATGCGAATGGTCCAGGGGTTGCGGATACCCAGACCGGAACCGATGGGCGCCGCCAAAGGCATGACAGCCACACACCCCATCTCCTCGAAACGTTGACACATGTGCGGGTCATCCGTGGTGTACACCATCACCTTGAACCCCTCGGCAATAAGGGTCTTGGCAGCCAAAAGGGTCTCCGGGTTGTTGGGCCAGAGAAATTTTGGATCGGAAAGAACCTCAAGCTTGACCAGATCCCAGCCACCAGCTTCCCGGGCCAGGCGGAGAGTGCGCACTGCCTCGTCGGCGTTGTAGCAACCCGCCGTGTTGGGAAGATAGGTGAACTTTTTCGGGTCGAGATGGTCGGTCAGCATGGGGGCCTTGGGATCCGTGATATTGACCCGACGCACAGCCACAGTGACAATCTCGGCACCCGAAGCGTTGATGGCGCGCACCGTTTCGTCAAAATCCTTGTACTTTCCCGTTCCCACCAGCAGACGGCTGTGATAGGTCCGGCCAGCCAACAGCAAGGGATCCCCGGGGGCAACGCTCTTAGGTTTCGGGGCTCCCCCGCCAATGAAATGAACCACTTCCAACCGGTCTCCATCGTTGAGGCGGGTATCGGCAAAACGGTCCTTTCTGACCACCTCCAGGTTTTTCTCCACAGCAACTCTTTGGCTGTCGAGTTGCAGGGTTTGCAACATGTCCGCGATGGTGCTTCCGGAGGGAAAATCGCGGGTTTCACCGTTGAGTATGACGTTCATGACCGGCATCTGCTCCCTTGTGTGCAATGTCCAGGATGACCCAATCTCTCCTTCTGCATGTCAGGCGCGGAAGCATGGCGTGTTTTGGAGAAAAAATCAACGACACGGCATGACGAAACAGGGCAATCGCACTGGACCCCGAGTACGTAACCGGGCGGCAATTCAGGCGCCTGCTGTTTGCGAAATATGGAAGAAAGGGCCGATGGCGCGTTATGATGGGGGGAAAAGAGACGCCACGGCGAGAAGATTTGCGAGGCAGCATGACAGAAAATTCGCAGGACGACATCACCCGAATAGTGGCCTTGATTCGGGATAACAAGGTGGAAGATGCCCGGCAACTGCTGGATCAGGCCAGCGAGCAATCTCCAGAGAGCGTGGCGCGATGGTATCTTTTCGCCCGCCTCCTGGTCTCATCCCTGGGTGAAAAGGAGATCGAGGAGCGCTTGTCGAGTTTTGGACGCGCCCCGGGACAGGCCTTTCGTACCGCGCTCGCTGCCCTGCAACGAGCCTTGCCGAGCGAGGTCCCTGCACCGGATCACCCGGAACTTTTGCGTCTCAAAAAATTTTTGGATCGCCTCCAAGGCGTCCCGCCCGAGCCGTTGCCGGCTCCCGTCGCCCTGGCGCGGTTGGAGGACTTTCTGCGCCGCGTGCAGACCCGTCGTGCGGCTGTTGCGTCATCGGTTGGGCCTGTGGAGACGCAGCCGCCAACATGGATCACACATGGCTTGCGACCGTTTCTTCCCGTGACGACGCTGTTGGCAAGCGTCATGGCCCACGGCCACGACCTGAAACGAAGGGAGATCGACCGCATATGACCATTCCCCCGCTTTGGCGCATTCTGGTGTTGAATGGTCCAAACCTGAACATGCTCGGGCAACGCGAGGCAGGCATCTATGGCGCCGACACCCTGGCGGATATCGAGAAGGCCTGCCGACATCACGGCGAAACCCTGAGAGCCGAGATCGTCTTCTTCCAGTCCAACCATGAAGGGGTGCTGGTCGAGCGGATCCAACAGTCGCTGGGGGTGTGCGATTTGATCATCATCAATCCGGCGGCGTTCACCCATACATCGGTTGCCATTCGCGACGCCCTGCTGGCCGTGGCATTGCCGGTGATCGAAGTGCATCTGAGCAACATCTTCAAGCGGGAACCATTCCGACACCACTCCTACATCCACGACATCGCCATCGGACAAATAACCGGGTTCGGCAAGGATGGCTATATCCTGGCGCTGGAAGGGGGTGTACGCTACCTTCGGCAGCATCGGCCCGGCTGACCAGCCTGGGCCGCACGTTGGATCTGTGAATACAGGGAGGAACGCAGAGATGGACCTCAGGGAGATACGCCAACTCCTGAAAATGCTGGCCACGACCGATGTGGCCGAAATCGAGATCAAACAGGAGAACGGCGCCACAGTGCGGGTAACCCGGGACCGGGGTCAGTTTGCGCCCACCGTGCGGGCAGACGTTCTACCCTCCCCCGGTGAGATCGCAACAAGGTTTGCCATCTCCGGTCCGCCCGTCGGCGCGCCAGGATCCGCCCCCCCGGGTGTGTCCGGCGAAGAACGCTCGCCAACTGCCAAACTGGTGACCTCACCCATGGTCGGCACCTTCTACAATGCCCCCTCCCCGGAGGCCCCCCCCTTCGTCAAACCGGGGGACTGGGTCAAAATGGGTGATACCCTGTGCATCATCGAGGCCATGAAGTTGATGAATGAAATCGAAGCTGAAGTGGGTGGGCGCGTCCTGCAAATCCTCAAGGAAAATGCCACGCCCGTGGAGTACGGCGAAGAGTTGTTTCTCATCGAGCCCGGCTGACCCCTCATGTTTAAAAAAATCCTGATTGCCAACCGAGGCGAGATTGCCCTGCGCATTCATCGGGCCTGCAAGGAGTTGGGGATTCAGACCGTGGCGGTGCATTCAGTGGCCGATGCCAACGCCCTGCACGTCATGTTGGCAGATGAAGCGGTGTGCATCGGACCGCCACCAGCCGCCGAATCCTACCTGAACATCAAATCCATCATGGCAGCTGCCGAGATCACCGACACCGAGGCCATTCATCCCGGATACGGCTTCCTCTCTGAAAACGCCGAATTTGCCGAAGTAGTCGCCGATTCTGGTTTGACCTTCATCGGCCCTACGGCGGCTGTCATCCGCCTGTTGGGCGACAAGGTCACGGCACGCGCATCCATGATCGCGGCTGGCGTACCGGTGGTGCCCGGTTCGCCGGGAGTGGTCGAGAGTGACGATATGGCGTTGCAGGTAGCCCGGGATATCGGTTTTCCGGTCATCATCAAGGCCTGCGGAGGGGGCGGAGGCCGCGGCATGAAAATTGTCCACACCGAAACCTCCCTGGCCAACGCCTGTTCCATCGCCCGCAACGAGGCGCGCCAATTTTTTGGCAATCCGCACATCTACATCGAAAAATTTCTTGAGGCGCCCCGTCACGTTGAAATACAAATCCTGGCCGACCAACACGGTCATGCCATTCATCTAGGGGAACGGGATTGTTCCATCCAACGCCGACACCAGAAGGTGCTGGAAGAGGCGCCCTCGCCAGCCGTCGCTCCAGCTCAGCGGGAACAACTGGGCAGGTTGGCCTGCCAGGCCGCACTTGCCGTGGGTTATACAGGCGCCGGCACCTTCGAGTTTCTGTTGAGCGACGGTGGCTTTCACTTCCTGGAGGTCAATACCCGCATCCAGGTCGAGCACCCCATCACCGAAATGATCTCCGGCATCGATCTGGTCAAGCAACAAATCCGCATTGCCTTCGGTGAGCCTCTCCCCATCAATCAGGAGGAGGTTCGCCTGCATGGGCACGCCATCGAATGCCGCATCAATGCCGAGGATCCGGAAACCTTTCTCCCCTCCCCAGGCTTGATCACCGAATATCACGCCCCCGGCGGAGGAGGAGTCCGGGTTGAATCCGGGGCCTATGCCGGTTACCGCATACCACCCCATTATGACTCCATGATCGGCAAGCTGATCACCTATGGCGAGGATCGCAACGAAGCCATGGCCCGCATGCGCCGGGCCTTGGACGAATATGTCATCGGTGGTGTCGCCACGACCATCCCCCTGCACCGACGCATTCTCCAGGATAGTGAGTTCTGTCGCGGAAAATACACGCTCCATTTTCTGAACCGCTTCCTGCAACCAAGAAAACCAGATAAAAGAAAACCCTGACCATTCAGCTATCTTCCAAAAAAAGTCTCCATTCAACACCCTCTCAAGAAGAGCTCGGATATGAAAGCCTTGGTCAGGGCTTCGCCCCGAACCCCACCAGGACGCTGTCTCAGGCCCTGCCAGGGAGCCAGCCCCCTGGATCCCGATGGGTTGCCGGGCGATGAATAGTTACGAAAAATGACCCATCGGAGGGCGCGATGCAGCAGCCAAAAAAATTCCGCCATCACCCTGGTGGCCCACGGCCAGAAGAGCATTTTACCCTGCTGATCGATCCGCAGCACTTGCAGGAGCGGGTCGTTGAGTTGGCCAGCCAGATCGAGGCGGACATGGCCGGCCTGGATCCGGTTCTGGTGGTGATCTTGAAAGGGGGCATCCTGTTCGGGGTGGATCTGCTGCGGGCCATGAAACAACCCTGGCCTGTTGTCTTCCTTCCCCGCCGCCCGCCCAAAACACCCGATTGGATCACCCTGGAGGACCAAAAATTGCTGCATGGGCGGAATCTGGTGGTGGTCGATGGCATCCTGGATGATGGCAACAGCCTCTCTCTTTTGTTGCAGCGCCTGCAATTCCTGGCGCCTGCCTCGGTGCGTCTGGGCGTCTTGCTGCACAGAACCGTCAGCCATGCCCTGCCCTTGCCCATCACCTGGGTGGGATTTGAGGTACCCCATTTGCGCGTGACCGGCTATGGCCTGGACGAGGGAGAACGGTTTCGTGGTCTGCCAGGCATTTTTACCTGGATTGAAACCCACTCCACCGAAAACGGATAAAATGATGGAATGAGAATGCGATCATGAAAACACGCGGATTGAGTATCAAGGGCAAACTTTTCCTGGCCTTTCTGGCGCCGATCATCATCCTCTCCGGGATCAACGTCTGGGGATTCGTGGCCACGCAAGCCATCTCGTCCCAGACCGATGTTCTCAAACAAGAGGGCATTGCCCTGGCCATGGTGGCGCGGGATTTGGAACGCGATGTCATCCAGGTCCAACAATACTTGTCGGACGTTTCGGCGACCCGTGGCCGGGATGGCTTGAACGACGGGTTTGACGAGGCCGAAAAGAGTGCCCGCTCCTTCAAGGCAGGATTGGATCGCTTCCGAAAACATGCCGAGCAAGCCGGGGACCAGGCCTCCCTGCGCAGCGTCGAAGAGATCGCCACACGCTTCGCCGCCTACTATACCCTGGGTCAAAAAATGGCCCATGACTACGTCGATGGCGGTCCCGATGCGGGAAATCGGCAAATGGCCTCTTTCGACAAAGAGGCAGAAGCCCTGGGAGAAGTTTTGCAACCTTTTGTCGCCCAACGCATGGTCTTTGGCAATCAGTTACTGGATCAGTCCGTTGGTGGCATCAAAAATTTACGGAATGGCATGACCGGTTTGTTGATCGTTGCCATGGCCATGGTTGTGATTTTGGGGTGGCTGGTCATGCGTACCCTGTCGGTCTCCCTGGACCAGGTCGAGGCGTCGGTCCATGCCTTGGCCCGTGGCGACTTGACGGCCAGGGTTCCTGACCTGGGGGACAACAACGAGATTGGCCGGGTAGGCAAGCGCATCAACGCCATGGCGGATGGCATGAAGCGTTTGATGTCCCTGATCACGCTGCATTCGGGCAGCATCACCGCCTGTGCCTCAGAACTGATCAAAATCAGGGAGTTTGTAAGCGCCGATGCCAGGGACTCCCAGGCGGTGGTGGAACGGGTGTCGGACAAGAACGGAGCGCTTGCCCACGAAATCACCCAGGTCAAGGAGGCGATCATCCGGGCCACGGAGGCGTTGCACAGCATCTCGTCGGCTGCCCAGCAGGTTTCCGACAATGTTTTCGTGATCGCCGCAGGTTCGGAGGAGGCCAGCAGCAACATCACCACCGTGGCGGCGGCAGCCGAAGAGATCACAGCCAACATCTCCGGGGTGAACAACAACCTGGCCCAGGTCAACCAGTCGGTGATGTTTGTGACACACTCCATCCAGGAGATCACCGGGGCATTCGAGGCCATCCGCCAGCGTTGCGTGGCCGCCAACAAGGAGTCCATGCAGACCAACCAGCATGCCCACGCCACCCGGAAAGTGATGCAAAAGTTGTCCGACTCGGCCCGTGAAATCGGTGACGTGGTCACGGTCATCAATCACATCGCCGGTCAGACCAACATGTTGGCCCTGAACGCATCCATCGAGGCAGCCGGAGCGGGAGAGGCAGGCAAGGGGTTTTCGGTGGTGGCCAACGAGGTCAAGGATCTGGCCCAGAAAACTGCCAATGCCACCCGGATGATCTCTGAAAAAACCTTGGAGATTCAGGCTATCACGACAGAGGTTTCCATCGCGAACGAAGAAATTGTCGCCAGTGTCGAACGGATCAACAGGGCCAATTCGGCCATCACCTCCTCGGTGGATGACCAGTCAAAAACCATCTGCGATATCGCCAGCTCCATGAACAGCGTGTCAGACGCATCCAGCGAAGTGACCCGCAACGCCCAGGAGTTGAATGTGGCCGCCCAGGATGTCGCCAGAGCCGCAGCGGAGGCAGCCACCGGTACCAGCGAAATCGCCCGCTCTGCCGCCGAGGTCGCCAACTCCTCCCAGCAGGTGGCCAATTCGAGCAAAGAAGCCCTGGATATGGCCAACGCCATCCTGACGGCGGCACAAACGACCGAAAACGAATCCTCGATCGTGCAGCAGGAGATGGTCAAGGCCAACCGGATCGCCGATCTGATGCGCGGATCGGCTGCGCATTTTGCTCGTATGGGAACCGTTCTCCAGGATATGAGCAACGCCCTCTATGCCGCCCAGATGGAGTTGGACATCGGAACGCCACTCTTCAACATTCGTGATATCAAGGAGTACTATCTCTCCTGGCAAAGCAACCTGGAACAGGTGCTCTCCGGGCGCATTCAGTTATCCAGGGCGCAACTCCCCTCCCCCCAGGAGTCCGCTTTGGGAACCTGGTTGCAAAATGAGGGGCGGGTCCACTTGACCTCGTCAGCTGCCTGCAAACATGTTGAAACACTCCAACCCAAACTGCACGAACTGATCGAAAAAATCGTCACTGCGGCTTCGCAAGAGGGAGGAGACGCCGCTCCGGCCAGTGAAAGGTATTTTGCCGAATTCTTGACCACCTGCAAACAGATGTTTCAATACCTGGACCAATTGTTCCTGCAAGATGCCACGCCGGATGGAGAGGAACGACTGTTTTTCCCCTGGGATGATCAACTGAACACCGGCCTGTCGGAGATCGACAATGACCACCGCAAACTGGTGAATATGGTCAATGACCTCCACGCAGCCATGCAACGCGGCGAAGGAAGCGTGGCCATCAGCGCCATTCTCAGAAGGTTGGCCGAATATACCCAATTTCATTTTGGCCGGGAGGAGCAGTATTTCACCCAGTACGGATACCCGGAAACCGAAGCCCACAAGGCCGCGCACAGGAAGCTTCTGGAATCGGTTACCGAACTGATCAAACGTTTTGAATCCGGCAAGTTCTCGGTGGCCATCGACCTGCTGGCTTTCGCCAAAAGCTGGCTGGTCGATCACATCATGAAGACCGACATGCGCTACGTCCCGTACCTCAAGGAGAAAGGTGTGACGTAGCAAACCAGTGGTACACCCGGCTTTTGGCGTCGAAAATGCGCTTCGTCGTCTACGTTTTTTCATCCATGGGGATGGCGACGCGCACCTGTAAAATGCGCCGCCGGGTGACGCGGACGATGGTCACTTCCAATCCATCGATGACAAACCGTTCGGTTGCCGTCGGAATCCTTTGGACATGCTCCAAAATCCACAGGCTGATGATATCGGAGGGTTTGCCGCTGAGCGTTTTGCCGAAATACTCGGCCAGGGAGCGAACCTCCACCGTACCCTCGACCAGCAACTCCCCTTCGCGCACCTCCTGGATGCTTTCGGGGGGTTTATCCAGTTCGTCATAAATCTCCCCGACCAACTCTTCCAGCATATCCTCCAGGGTGAAGAGCCCCTGGAGCTGGCCAAACTCGTCCACAACGATGACGGTCTGTTTCTTGGTGCCTCGGAGGGTGTTGAACAGGGCATCAACAGGCTGGTTGAGGGGAACAAAAAGCGGGTTTTGAGCAATTTCTTCAAGGGTCTTGTCCCAGTTACCCTGGGCCGCTTCGACAAGGATCTCCCGCAGATGGGCGACACGATGAATTTCATCCTTGAGACCGGTATGGAGCGGCACCCGGGAGTGAGGGTGCTCCAAAAACTCTGGCAGGGCCTCGCGAATGGTCAATGAACCATTCAAGGAGAAGATGCGGTGACGGGGAATCATGACATCTTCGGCGCGCAGATCATCAAAGGCGAAGATCCGTTGGATCATGATGTGTTCATCGCGTTCAATGCTGCCCTCGGCGGCACCATGTCGCGCCATGGAGATGAGTTCGGATTCGGTCACCGTGGGATCGATTTGCGCTGGACTCATTTTTTGCAGCCAGACAGTCAAATGCTCCATGAACCAGGTCATGGGCTTGGTCAGATGGATGAAAAACAACACAAAAGGCGCCACCCTGAGCGAGATGGTCACGGCGTAACGGGCGGCAAAGGTTTTAGGAACAATCTCACAAAGGAACAGGATGCCCAGGGTCAACACACCCACAACGAAGCTGGTCCCCAGATCACCAAAATGCTTGTGCGCCAGAACGGTGGTGATGGCCGATGCAGCGATATTGACGACGGTGTTGCCGATCAGAAGCGTGATCAGCAGGCGGTTGGTGTTGCTTTTGATGCGCGAAAGGGTGCGGGCGCCAGGACGGCCCTCCCGCAGCAAAACTTCGACACGGGCTGACGAGAGCGTGGTCAACGCCGTCTCGGACCCGGAGAAAAAAGCCGAGAAAAGCAGAAGGACGAGCAGTATCAAAATTTCACTGACCATGGGAGGCGAATATGACCCTGAATTTGACGGATTGAAGGAACATGTGTAACCATTCAGCACCCGGTAACGAACAGGGGCCCAGAGAACTGGCTCCCTGGCGGGTCAAGAGCGGAGCCCTTGTGGGGTTCGGGGCGAAGCTCTGACAAAGGCTTTCATATCCAGGCTTTTCTTGAAAGGGTGCTGAACGGTTACCATTTTTTGTGTTTCAGATGTGCGGATACGGTCGATCAGGGGAGGCCCGCACGGGCCGTTGCCACAGGCCCCTTTTCGCCATGACGCAACCGGTACCAAAGCATGCCGATATATTCATGCAAGGGAAGCCGCATGCCGGCAGTGACCTTGGGAAGCCAATCACCCAGGGAGAGCCCGGGACGATGCATATTATAGGGTGTCGGCGCCGGCGTCACCAGGAAACCGACCTTTTCAAAAGCCCACACAGATCTGGGCATGTGAAAAGCCTGGGTCACCAGAATGATGTGCGCAATCGAGCTTCTAGCCAAAATTTGGCGTGAAAACAAAGCATTCTCCCATGTGTTGTTGCTTTTATCTTCCACCCACTGCACAGGGGTGTGCAGATCGGCCTCAAAAACTTTTTTCATCAACTCCGCTTCGGACACGGCTTCATGGTCGGGGGAGCCCCCAGTGGCAAGGAGAGGAAGGCCGGTCCAGTCGCGCAGGCGGGCGGCATAGCGAACCCGGTCCATTCCGTCGCTTGTGAGCGTCGCATCGCCAAGAAACCGGGACGGGGATTCACGACCGCTGCCCAGGACGACAATGGCCTGGGCAGGAGAGGATTTCACCTGCTCCAAAGTGAGAGGGTGGTATCTCTCCAATCGAGTCGAGAGATAATACGCCGGCGCCTGAATGGTCGAGATGTAGAGCAAAAGGGCGCCAAAGACCAGAACAACGCGCGCAAGACGTGTATGGCGAGGAATCAACCACCAGACGAGGGCCAGTACGACCAGAACCAAACCAGGAGGCAAGACAAGAGAACTCAGAACAGGGAGCAACACAGCGCTCATGGCCCATCCGCCACATGGTCTGGGAGACAACGCCGCGCCCGCGGGTGGGCCGCATCGTAGATGGAAGCCAGATGGGTCAGATCCAGGTGGGTGTAGCGTTGCGTCGTCGAGAGCGAAGCATGTCCCAGCATCTCCTGGAGGGCACGCAAGTCCGCGCCGGCCTGAAGGAGATGTGTTGCAAAGGCGTGGCGCAACGAATGGGGTGTGGTCTGCTCGGGCAAAGACAACTGACGCCGCAACCTTTCGATCAGGCGTTGGGCCTCCCGCGGATGGATGCGTCCCCTCTGCCGGCCAACGAATATCGCCCCTTCAAGCGGCAACCCGGGAAAAAATTGTTGCCTGGCATGCATATATTTTTCGATGGCCCGCGCAGCCCATGAACCAACCCGGACGATGCGTTCCTTGTTGCCCTTGCCCAAGACCCGTACCTCCTCCTGGCGCAGATCCAGGCCGGCAAGATCCAGAGCGCACAGTTCGCCGATACGCAAACCGGAACTGTACAAAAGTTCCAGAATGGCGGCATCGCGCAGAGCGCGCACCATCGGCCAGCCGGTGCAGGTGTCCGGCGTCGGTGCGGGGGCATCCAAAAGGCGTCCGGTGTCGGCCTCGCTGGGGGCACGAGGCAACCTTTTGGGCAATTTCGGCGTGTGGACGAGACGCGCCGGGTTGGTGGTCACCCAGCCCTCCCGCTCCAAAAAATGGTACCAGGCCCGAATCGAAGCGATCCGGCGTTGCTGGGTGCTGCGCGCCAACCCCGTCCGATGCGCCATGCCCATGAAGGCACGCATATCCTCCTTGTCGATCACGGGAAGATCCGCATCGGTCAAAACCCTCTGGTGACGGTCACGCCAGAAGGCGGCAAAGTGGTTCAGATCACGCCGATAGGCGGCGATGGTATGCGGCGAGTGGCGCCGCAAAACCAGGTGACGCAGAAACAGGTCACCGTGCGGCACCAGGATGGCGGAAGCCCCCGGTTCGGTCCCCTCCGGGAGAGTGGCATGATCTCCAGGCGACTTCCCTGGATGCGACGGGGTGGGGGTATCAGCTTGGAACATGCGCAACCATCCCTTTGGACGACACGAGAAAACGCCACGATCCACCACAACTCCACATCGACCACAACATCATCGATCGGAAGAGCATGGACTCGCATTTATTGTGCCGACACCGATTTTGCATGGGAAAAGTTTGCATGGGGAAAGGTAGCCCATTCATGCGCCGGATGGTAGCATCCTCTTCAGGCAAAGCGCAATCACTTCCGACAAATCCTGGACCAGGTCCGTGGAGTAACTGGGAATGAAACGGCTGGGGATGGTGCCGCCCAGGTTGAGGCTGCCGAGAAGCTTGCGTGAGCCACCCGTGGTCAGGGAGAGGGGAACCAGGGCCTCCGAACGAATGGATGGGGTGTGGGTGCCAAAAAAAAGGTGACGGTTGCCACCCCCCTCCATCCCGATGCGAATGATCGTCGAACGTCCATCCCCCAGCATCTGGTTCAGCACGGCCTGACTGACAACAAAGACCCGGTCAGCAAGCTCGGGAGGACGGTTCTCCAGGGTAAGACCAAAACCCTCCGCACAATCGGACAAGGCCAGGGTCACACGTGAAATATCAAAGGCAAGTTCAAGAGCCGATGTGGCAGCTTTGACCAGCTGGAACAGGGTCCGGGCACCGATCAACCCAACCTGGATGGTGTGGAGCGTGCGATAAATCTCCTCGTTGCGGCGCACACGCTCCAGCATGCCGTCGAGCTGTTCACGGATCTGCTCGTTCTGGCGCTGCAAATGGTCCAGTTTGCCGCTCTCCAGAGAGAGGACACGCCCGGAAGCCGTGATGGCAGCCGGCAAAAGATCAGCGTGGGTGCGAAAAAAATCCGGATTTTCTCGCAACCATCGATCAACCTGGTATTCGGTGATGGTGGAGTGATCACTCATAATCGGACAGGATGGTCGACCGGTTTTGGAAAAGCAAGGATTGCAGCATGAATCGCGGCGAATTTGTTGACGTACCGTTCCTTCAGCTTTACCATGGCGGCGAGTGGTGGTGAAGTACGCTTCACCGGGTGGGGGCGTGGCGATCCATGGGATCCGAAGCAACAGGCGGTGGCATGAGGTGAGGGTGTGGGTTGCGACTTCAACGAAGAGAGCATCGAGAAGGTCTCCCGATGCATGAAAGCCCTGGCCCATCCCTTGCGGATCAAGGTGATTGTGGCCCTGAAGGACAAGGAGATGAGCGTCCAGGAACTGGTCGAGGCGGTCGGGACCACCCAATCCAACGTTTCTCAGCACCTGACCATCATGCGTGACAAAGAGATTCTTGCCTCTCGTCGCGTTGCCAATCAGGTCTTCTATCGGGTCGGTGATTGCAAAGTCCTGGATCTGGTCGCCTTGACCAAAAAAATTTTTTGCACTCAGACCCAGGATGCTGGCAACGTGGGAAGCACCCCCATGGACATTCCAGCAGAGTCGCCCCGGTTGGCTGATTTTGTACGGACTCTCCAGGAGGATGTCGCCTCGCCACACCGACGGGCTTGAACGCGCAGGGCAATGGAGTAACGGATGACCTGGTTGCAAACAAACTGGCCGCTCCTGCTGGTGCTGGCCCTTTTCTCCTACCTCTTTCTCTGGGACCGCCTGGAAGCCCGGTGGGTCGGCGTGGAACAGATCTCGGTCCACGATCTGGCCGCTAAACTTGCCGGCGACGCCCCTCCCCTGCTCGTGGATGTGCGATCGCCACGCGAGTTCAATGCTGGCCACGT from Magnetococcales bacterium includes the following:
- the thiS gene encoding sulfur carrier protein ThiS translates to MNVILNGETRDFPSGSTIADMLQTLQLDSQRVAVEKNLEVVRKDRFADTRLNDGDRLEVVHFIGGGAPKPKSVAPGDPLLLAGRTYHSRLLVGTGKYKDFDETVRAINASGAEIVTVAVRRVNITDPKAPMLTDHLDPKKFTYLPNTAGCYNADEAVRTLRLAREAGGWDLVKLEVLSDPKFLWPNNPETLLAAKTLIAEGFKVMVYTTDDPHMCQRFEEMGCVAVMPLAAPIGSGLGIRNPWTIRMIVEQARIPVLVDAGVGTASDAAIAMELGCDGVLMNTAIAEAQDPVRMATAMKLAIQAGREAFLAGRMPRRTHAAASSPIDGTFF
- the aroQ gene encoding type II 3-dehydroquinate dehydratase; amino-acid sequence: MTIPPLWRILVLNGPNLNMLGQREAGIYGADTLADIEKACRHHGETLRAEIVFFQSNHEGVLVERIQQSLGVCDLIIINPAAFTHTSVAIRDALLAVALPVIEVHLSNIFKREPFRHHSYIHDIAIGQITGFGKDGYILALEGGVRYLRQHRPG
- the accB gene encoding acetyl-CoA carboxylase biotin carboxyl carrier protein, with amino-acid sequence MDLREIRQLLKMLATTDVAEIEIKQENGATVRVTRDRGQFAPTVRADVLPSPGEIATRFAISGPPVGAPGSAPPGVSGEERSPTAKLVTSPMVGTFYNAPSPEAPPFVKPGDWVKMGDTLCIIEAMKLMNEIEAEVGGRVLQILKENATPVEYGEELFLIEPG
- the accC gene encoding acetyl-CoA carboxylase biotin carboxylase subunit, with the translated sequence MFKKILIANRGEIALRIHRACKELGIQTVAVHSVADANALHVMLADEAVCIGPPPAAESYLNIKSIMAAAEITDTEAIHPGYGFLSENAEFAEVVADSGLTFIGPTAAVIRLLGDKVTARASMIAAGVPVVPGSPGVVESDDMALQVARDIGFPVIIKACGGGGGRGMKIVHTETSLANACSIARNEARQFFGNPHIYIEKFLEAPRHVEIQILADQHGHAIHLGERDCSIQRRHQKVLEEAPSPAVAPAQREQLGRLACQAALAVGYTGAGTFEFLLSDGGFHFLEVNTRIQVEHPITEMISGIDLVKQQIRIAFGEPLPINQEEVRLHGHAIECRINAEDPETFLPSPGLITEYHAPGGGGVRVESGAYAGYRIPPHYDSMIGKLITYGEDRNEAMARMRRALDEYVIGGVATTIPLHRRILQDSEFCRGKYTLHFLNRFLQPRKPDKRKP
- a CDS encoding bacteriohemerythrin, with the protein product MKTRGLSIKGKLFLAFLAPIIILSGINVWGFVATQAISSQTDVLKQEGIALAMVARDLERDVIQVQQYLSDVSATRGRDGLNDGFDEAEKSARSFKAGLDRFRKHAEQAGDQASLRSVEEIATRFAAYYTLGQKMAHDYVDGGPDAGNRQMASFDKEAEALGEVLQPFVAQRMVFGNQLLDQSVGGIKNLRNGMTGLLIVAMAMVVILGWLVMRTLSVSLDQVEASVHALARGDLTARVPDLGDNNEIGRVGKRINAMADGMKRLMSLITLHSGSITACASELIKIREFVSADARDSQAVVERVSDKNGALAHEITQVKEAIIRATEALHSISSAAQQVSDNVFVIAAGSEEASSNITTVAAAAEEITANISGVNNNLAQVNQSVMFVTHSIQEITGAFEAIRQRCVAANKESMQTNQHAHATRKVMQKLSDSAREIGDVVTVINHIAGQTNMLALNASIEAAGAGEAGKGFSVVANEVKDLAQKTANATRMISEKTLEIQAITTEVSIANEEIVASVERINRANSAITSSVDDQSKTICDIASSMNSVSDASSEVTRNAQELNVAAQDVARAAAEAATGTSEIARSAAEVANSSQQVANSSKEALDMANAILTAAQTTENESSIVQQEMVKANRIADLMRGSAAHFARMGTVLQDMSNALYAAQMELDIGTPLFNIRDIKEYYLSWQSNLEQVLSGRIQLSRAQLPSPQESALGTWLQNEGRVHLTSSAACKHVETLQPKLHELIEKIVTAASQEGGDAAPASERYFAEFLTTCKQMFQYLDQLFLQDATPDGEERLFFPWDDQLNTGLSEIDNDHRKLVNMVNDLHAAMQRGEGSVAISAILRRLAEYTQFHFGREEQYFTQYGYPETEAHKAAHRKLLESVTELIKRFESGKFSVAIDLLAFAKSWLVDHIMKTDMRYVPYLKEKGVT
- a CDS encoding HlyC/CorC family transporter; this encodes MVSEILILLVLLLFSAFFSGSETALTTLSSARVEVLLREGRPGARTLSRIKSNTNRLLITLLIGNTVVNIAASAITTVLAHKHFGDLGTSFVVGVLTLGILFLCEIVPKTFAARYAVTISLRVAPFVLFFIHLTKPMTWFMEHLTVWLQKMSPAQIDPTVTESELISMARHGAAEGSIERDEHIMIQRIFAFDDLRAEDVMIPRHRIFSLNGSLTIREALPEFLEHPHSRVPLHTGLKDEIHRVAHLREILVEAAQGNWDKTLEEIAQNPLFVPLNQPVDALFNTLRGTKKQTVIVVDEFGQLQGLFTLEDMLEELVGEIYDELDKPPESIQEVREGELLVEGTVEVRSLAEYFGKTLSGKPSDIISLWILEHVQRIPTATERFVIDGLEVTIVRVTRRRILQVRVAIPMDEKT